One window of the Carnobacterium maltaromaticum DSM 20342 genome contains the following:
- a CDS encoding LysM peptidoglycan-binding domain-containing protein has product MEKTRKERITAKKATQRLEQFKESNVVVKKGLAFVSTTLIVGSLSLPTFSAVASANELANSNQKKIEENNETPIEGTKEAIEPASTVDSSVADSSEAASSESESVDSSEVAPEAEEPAKEETVPVIETEEPLSKEEVKEQDISEVQAPVANYAVAEQMLMSRSMAPQAFINQIASSAQTIANSNDLYASVMIAQAILESGWGNSALASSPNFNLFGIKGNYNGQSVAMKTLEDDGHGNYYEIIDYFRKYPSYHQSLLEDYASVLRNGPSWNHNYYSGAWKSNTSSYRDATAYLQGRYATDTSYASKLNSVIAANNLTQYDTGGGGNVTPDPNPGGETGNGNGGSTGTETTYTVKSGDSLWGIASKHGVSVANLKSWNNLKSDMIFVGQKLIVKGGTTTPTPKPDPTPTPDPTPNPGTSSTYTVKAGDSLWSIANKHGVSVANLKSWNNLKSDIILVGQKLTVKGGTTTPAPNPGTGNGSNNGNGGGTSTGSTYTVKSGDSLWAIANKHGVSVANLKAWNNLSSDTIHIGQTLTIKGGTTAPAPNPGTGSNNGNGGGTTTGSTYTVKSGDSLWSIANSNGVSVANLKAWNNLSSDTILVGQKLTIKGGTTTPAPNPGTGSNNGNGGGTTTGSTYTVKSGDSLWAIANKNNVSVANLKAWNNLSSDTIHIGQKLTIKGGTATPAPNPGTGSTTGNTGGTTAGSTYTVKSGDSLWMIANKNNVSVANLKSWNKLSSDVIFVGQKLVLKAGGSTTNTNTNTNPTSNKTYKVISGDSLWVIANKNGTTVANLKAWNNLKSDVILVGQTLIINK; this is encoded by the coding sequence TTGGAAAAGACTAGAAAAGAACGTATTACCGCAAAAAAAGCAACACAAAGATTAGAGCAGTTTAAAGAAAGTAATGTTGTTGTAAAGAAAGGTTTAGCCTTTGTTAGCACAACTTTAATTGTAGGTTCATTAAGTTTACCTACCTTTTCTGCAGTAGCTAGTGCAAATGAATTGGCAAATTCAAACCAAAAGAAAATCGAAGAAAATAATGAAACGCCTATTGAAGGAACTAAAGAAGCAATTGAACCTGCATCTACAGTTGATAGCAGTGTTGCTGACAGTAGTGAAGCAGCTTCAAGTGAAAGTGAGTCAGTGGATTCTAGTGAAGTTGCTCCTGAAGCGGAAGAACCAGCTAAAGAAGAAACTGTACCTGTGATTGAGACTGAAGAACCACTTTCCAAAGAAGAAGTCAAAGAACAAGATATTTCTGAAGTTCAAGCGCCAGTTGCTAACTATGCAGTAGCAGAACAAATGTTGATGTCTCGTAGTATGGCTCCACAAGCTTTTATTAATCAAATAGCAAGTTCAGCACAAACCATTGCTAATTCAAATGATTTGTATGCATCAGTGATGATTGCTCAAGCGATATTAGAAAGTGGCTGGGGAAACAGTGCATTAGCATCAAGCCCTAACTTTAATTTATTTGGTATCAAAGGCAATTATAATGGTCAATCTGTAGCAATGAAAACCTTAGAAGATGATGGACACGGCAATTATTATGAAATTATAGATTATTTTAGAAAATACCCTTCTTATCACCAATCATTATTAGAAGATTATGCATCAGTTCTTCGTAATGGCCCTAGTTGGAACCACAACTATTACTCTGGTGCTTGGAAGAGCAATACGAGCTCATATCGTGATGCTACAGCTTATCTACAAGGACGTTACGCAACCGATACATCATATGCATCTAAATTAAACAGTGTTATTGCTGCGAATAATTTAACGCAATACGATACTGGTGGTGGCGGTAATGTAACACCTGATCCAAATCCAGGTGGAGAAACTGGAAACGGAAATGGTGGTTCAACAGGAACTGAAACAACTTATACAGTTAAATCAGGCGATTCATTATGGGGAATTGCAAGTAAACATGGTGTTTCTGTAGCTAACTTGAAATCTTGGAATAATTTAAAATCAGATATGATTTTTGTTGGACAAAAACTGATTGTAAAAGGCGGAACAACAACACCAACGCCTAAACCAGACCCAACACCAACACCGGATCCAACTCCAAACCCTGGAACAAGTTCAACTTATACAGTTAAAGCTGGTGATTCATTATGGAGCATTGCTAATAAACATGGTGTTTCTGTAGCAAACTTGAAATCTTGGAATAATTTGAAATCTGACATTATTTTAGTTGGACAAAAATTAACGGTTAAAGGTGGAACAACAACTCCAGCACCAAATCCAGGGACTGGAAATGGTTCAAATAATGGAAACGGCGGAGGAACCTCAACTGGTTCAACCTATACAGTTAAATCAGGCGATTCATTATGGGCAATTGCTAATAAACATGGTGTTTCTGTGGCTAACTTAAAAGCATGGAACAATCTATCATCAGACACGATTCATATTGGTCAAACATTGACTATTAAAGGTGGAACAACGGCGCCAGCACCAAATCCAGGAACTGGTTCAAATAATGGAAACGGCGGAGGAACTACAACTGGTTCAACTTATACAGTTAAATCTGGTGACTCATTATGGTCGATTGCAAACAGTAACGGTGTTTCTGTAGCCAACTTAAAAGCGTGGAATAATCTATCATCAGATACGATTCTTGTTGGACAAAAATTAACAATTAAAGGTGGAACTACGACGCCAGCACCAAATCCAGGAACAGGTTCAAATAATGGAAATGGTGGAGGAACAACAACTGGTTCAACCTATACAGTTAAATCAGGTGATTCATTGTGGGCGATTGCCAACAAAAATAATGTTTCAGTAGCGAATTTGAAGGCTTGGAATAACCTGTCATCAGATACAATTCATATTGGTCAAAAATTAACAATAAAAGGTGGAACAGCAACACCAGCACCAAATCCAGGAACAGGATCAACTACTGGAAATACTGGTGGAACTACAGCTGGATCAACTTATACAGTTAAATCGGGCGACTCATTATGGATGATTGCAAATAAAAATAATGTTTCAGTAGCGAATTTAAAATCATGGAACAAATTAAGTTCAGATGTGATTTTTGTTGGTCAAAAACTAGTGCTTAAAGCTGGTGGTTCAACAACCAATACAAACACAAATACAAACCCAACGTCAAATAAAACGTATAAAGTTATTAGTGGCGATTCATTATGGGTAATCGCAAATAAAAATGGTACAACTGTAGCCAATTTAAAAGCGTGGAATAATCTTAAGTCAGATGTGATTTTAGTAGGTCAAACTTTAATTATAAATAAATAA
- a CDS encoding PadR family transcriptional regulator codes for MNTQFKKGVLELCVLVILEKKDCYGYELIETISKHIEISEGTIYPLLRKLTKEGLCTTYLQESNEGPSRKYYQVTEDGVAYLGKQLIEWKEFIKSVDTIIEIGDE; via the coding sequence TTGAATACCCAATTTAAAAAAGGTGTCTTAGAACTGTGTGTGTTAGTTATTTTAGAAAAAAAAGATTGTTACGGATATGAGTTGATTGAAACTATTTCAAAACACATTGAAATATCTGAAGGAACGATCTACCCCTTGTTAAGAAAATTAACAAAAGAAGGACTTTGCACAACTTACTTACAAGAATCCAACGAAGGGCCTAGCCGTAAATATTACCAGGTTACAGAAGATGGAGTCGCTTATTTAGGAAAGCAATTGATTGAATGGAAAGAGTTTATAAAAAGTGTTGATACAATTATTGAAATAGGAGATGAATGA
- a CDS encoding DUF1700 domain-containing protein — protein sequence MNKEHFMIELKLSLRDLDESERQDVMRDYLEHFENGLAEGKTEEQIAKELGSPSQIAKEILTTLGVKPQVKGPEYSQGDWVSFENEKNPYQEPSYQPRRHNPNSPLMTVFKFIGLGFFNLVFVLGPAVALLGCLFAGWITSIAFTLTPLGGIFMIVTAFSTASLFQFFFTILLCGVGLLLLTLLYPITILIFKLVKRYVLWNVRTIFGGPYYEN from the coding sequence ATGAATAAAGAACATTTTATGATTGAATTAAAATTGAGTTTGCGTGATTTAGATGAAAGTGAACGTCAAGATGTGATGCGCGACTATCTAGAACATTTTGAAAATGGATTGGCAGAAGGAAAGACCGAAGAGCAAATTGCGAAAGAACTAGGAAGTCCTTCCCAAATCGCGAAAGAAATTTTAACAACTTTAGGTGTCAAACCTCAAGTAAAAGGACCAGAATACAGTCAAGGAGATTGGGTTTCATTTGAAAATGAGAAAAATCCCTATCAAGAACCAAGTTACCAACCTAGACGTCATAATCCAAATAGTCCTTTAATGACCGTTTTTAAATTTATCGGCTTAGGATTTTTCAATTTAGTCTTTGTTTTAGGACCTGCAGTTGCACTTTTAGGTTGTTTATTTGCCGGATGGATTACTAGTATCGCTTTTACTTTAACGCCACTGGGCGGTATTTTTATGATTGTAACAGCCTTCTCAACAGCTAGCCTCTTCCAATTTTTCTTTACGATTTTATTATGCGGCGTTGGTTTGCTCCTACTTACCCTTCTCTATCCAATTACTATACTAATTTTCAAATTAGTAAAACGTTATGTATTATGGAATGTTAGAACAATTTTTGGAGGACCTTACTATGAAAACTAA
- a CDS encoding DUF4097 family beta strand repeat-containing protein, with amino-acid sequence MKTKLIKRMVILSLSMLAIGAVGSIVTYPMAHKKVTLDLNKTVDATSVKQVSVKGTSMDITLADSPDNKIHVSVNGETQSADKFDIKTKQNGDTLEVTFDEPKLIEMNFVLFFNYNNRSATVSLPKSVKQATVKTNFGEIYTNNFVGESLELKTDAGDINLSGLKLTDLNAKTNAGSISLSQSAITNTDLKASAGALYVNNLVSSKTKLNTSAGNIDLNQVTGDLVATSNAGEIDLTNKTIDQNIDLQTNFGSINVQSESKPTNLTVIAATDLGEMDIFDQNNREQTFGAGKYKMNLKTNAGDIEVNHSAYENDDEDFD; translated from the coding sequence ATGAAAACTAAACTTATTAAACGAATGGTAATTTTAAGTCTGAGCATGTTAGCAATCGGAGCTGTTGGATCAATCGTTACCTATCCAATGGCTCATAAAAAAGTCACTTTGGATCTCAACAAAACCGTTGATGCGACTTCAGTTAAGCAAGTTTCTGTTAAAGGGACCTCAATGGATATCACTTTAGCTGATTCTCCTGATAATAAAATTCATGTTTCTGTCAATGGAGAAACGCAATCTGCGGATAAATTTGACATTAAAACAAAACAAAATGGAGATACATTAGAAGTTACATTTGATGAACCTAAATTAATAGAAATGAATTTTGTGCTATTTTTTAATTATAATAACCGCTCTGCTACTGTTTCTTTACCAAAATCAGTTAAGCAAGCAACTGTTAAAACAAATTTTGGGGAGATTTATACAAATAATTTTGTCGGTGAAAGTCTTGAGCTTAAAACAGATGCTGGAGATATTAATTTATCTGGCTTGAAATTAACTGATTTAAATGCTAAAACAAATGCGGGAAGTATTTCCCTTTCTCAATCTGCCATTACGAATACTGATCTAAAAGCCAGTGCTGGTGCCCTTTATGTAAACAATTTAGTAAGTTCAAAAACGAAACTGAATACTAGCGCTGGAAACATTGATTTAAATCAGGTAACTGGTGATCTTGTGGCAACAAGTAACGCGGGTGAAATAGATTTAACAAATAAAACAATTGATCAAAATATTGACTTACAAACGAACTTCGGAAGTATCAATGTGCAAAGCGAGTCAAAACCAACTAATCTAACAGTAATAGCTGCCACTGATCTAGGGGAAATGGATATTTTTGATCAAAATAATCGTGAACAAACTTTTGGAGCTGGCAAGTATAAAATGAATTTAAAAACTAACGCTGGAGATATAGAAGTTAATCATAGCGCTTATGAAAATGATGATGAGGATTTTGATTAA
- a CDS encoding phosphatase PAP2 family protein translates to MNHYQKKWVFASLLALLGFGFVASSVMLKATWVLTFDQNLTTLIRDPITTGKSNFYLPITQFGSVKLIIFMGFIFCLFLIFRKKDWGNACWFVVNLAIGAGLLNLTMKNIFRRPRPIIEHLVNENTFSFPSGHAMGSMVFYFSVAFILCQFIRSNKLQIIVCLIASFMIVSIGMSRIYAGVHFPSDILGGYLLAFSWMALALAYYEKWSQWFQSKALQLLAK, encoded by the coding sequence ATGAATCACTATCAAAAAAAATGGGTATTTGCTAGCTTACTAGCTCTTTTGGGTTTTGGCTTTGTCGCTAGTAGTGTAATGTTGAAGGCTACTTGGGTTCTAACTTTTGATCAAAATCTAACCACTCTAATTCGAGACCCTATCACAACTGGAAAATCTAATTTTTATCTTCCAATTACTCAATTCGGGAGTGTAAAATTAATTATTTTTATGGGCTTTATTTTTTGTCTGTTTTTAATTTTCCGAAAAAAGGATTGGGGAAATGCGTGTTGGTTTGTGGTTAATTTAGCTATAGGAGCAGGTTTACTAAATCTAACGATGAAAAATATTTTCAGACGCCCACGTCCAATTATTGAACATCTGGTCAATGAAAATACATTTAGTTTTCCTAGTGGTCATGCAATGGGTTCTATGGTTTTTTATTTTAGCGTGGCCTTTATTCTTTGCCAATTCATTCGCTCAAATAAGTTACAAATCATCGTCTGTCTTATTGCTAGTTTTATGATTGTTTCTATTGGGATGAGTCGTATTTATGCTGGCGTTCACTTTCCTAGTGATATTCTAGGTGGCTATCTACTTGCTTTTTCATGGATGGCTTTGGCTCTTGCTTACTATGAAAAATGGAGTCAATGGTTTCAATCAAAAGCACTTCAACTACTGGCTAAATAA
- a CDS encoding MFS transporter translates to MQMNKKERLPRDLWIVAIGMVLLYTGLSFIWPFNMLYMTENLGMSDTAAGTALLVNSGIGIIGSVIGGIIFDRVSGYVSLAIGTGILVLTTGSLFLFHGHPAFIYNIWAVSVAMGMVFAGLYTAAGLTHPSGGRTGFNTIYVAQNIGVAVGPFLAGFLAKDGLGNVYTGSFAFALIYALFFFVYFRKIDWHSNKVTSETKHKQKGTVRGKATKIGLISFGLLLLTYLFCQLPHVQWQSNLSTYMTSQKGVTTAQYGNLWSINGTLILIGQVLIIPLVARFKEKLSLQIYIGIGLFFCSFLFAMQAESYGGFLLGMILLTLGEMFAWPAIPTIAYKLAPVGQAGLYQGLVNGTATAARMIAPIFGAVVVANLGGITSLFIAIFILLGLAIVSLFLQQKTQKMMDI, encoded by the coding sequence ATGCAAATGAATAAAAAGGAAAGATTGCCTCGTGATCTATGGATTGTCGCAATTGGAATGGTTTTATTATATACAGGTTTGTCTTTTATTTGGCCTTTTAATATGCTTTATATGACAGAAAATTTAGGGATGTCCGATACAGCTGCAGGAACGGCTTTGTTGGTTAATTCTGGAATCGGTATTATTGGAAGTGTAATCGGTGGGATTATTTTTGATAGAGTCTCTGGTTATGTTTCGTTAGCAATTGGTACGGGTATTTTAGTTTTAACAACGGGCTCTTTGTTTTTATTTCATGGGCATCCAGCTTTTATTTATAATATTTGGGCTGTTAGTGTAGCAATGGGAATGGTTTTTGCAGGTTTATACACAGCAGCAGGTCTGACTCATCCTAGTGGTGGACGGACAGGATTTAATACGATCTATGTTGCCCAAAATATTGGAGTAGCTGTAGGTCCATTTTTAGCTGGTTTTTTGGCAAAAGATGGATTGGGTAATGTTTACACTGGATCGTTTGCTTTTGCACTTATTTATGCTTTATTCTTTTTTGTTTATTTCCGTAAAATAGATTGGCACTCAAATAAGGTAACCAGCGAGACAAAACATAAACAAAAAGGGACAGTTAGAGGGAAAGCAACTAAAATTGGTTTAATTTCATTTGGGTTATTACTCTTAACATATCTATTTTGTCAGTTGCCTCATGTGCAATGGCAATCAAACCTTTCAACGTACATGACTAGTCAAAAAGGGGTTACAACAGCTCAGTATGGAAACTTATGGAGTATTAATGGAACGCTAATTTTAATTGGACAAGTTCTGATTATTCCTTTAGTAGCAAGATTTAAAGAGAAATTAAGTCTTCAAATTTATATTGGAATTGGCTTATTCTTCTGTTCGTTTTTATTCGCGATGCAAGCAGAGTCTTATGGTGGATTTTTACTAGGGATGATTTTATTAACGCTAGGAGAAATGTTTGCTTGGCCAGCAATTCCGACAATTGCTTATAAATTAGCTCCAGTTGGGCAAGCGGGTTTGTATCAAGGTTTGGTTAACGGAACTGCAACAGCAGCACGTATGATTGCTCCGATATTTGGAGCAGTAGTGGTTGCCAATTTAGGTGGCATTACAAGTTTATTCATCGCTATTTTTATTTTGTTAGGTTTAGCTATCGTATCTTTATTCCTCCAACAAAAAACACAAAAAATGATGGATATTTAA